The genomic segment ATGCTGTATTAACATCTTTGTATGTACTTACGAAATTGGGTCAAATCTATGCAACTCCGAGAATGCTCCACACTTGAGCACATATTCCAAAACATGGTAAAAATAAATGTGCACACCACCAGAAAGCATAAGATCAACGTccaaacaaaatttaacaaatacgTCAAACCCATTAGCTATAGGagatgtaaaataaaatgtttcacagtttttatttcatttatattCCATATGCTTACCACTGCACATGATATGCGACCGCCAACTCGCGATCTCCATGCtcgatatactttatggcgagTAGCTCCCGTCGCAAGAAATCCAACAAATAAGATCATGAAACCTAATGCAGCCATCGCAGCAGCAATAGTGACAAATATCATCTGTACCGCTTCGATCCTTTCATAAAATAAGATGATTGAAGGCaatcttaattttttatttaatttttttcttaccaAATGAGTCGTAAATGAAATACTTGATCCATCATTATTACGGTTAATGAAGCTCCCCTGTACATGGTGCCACAAAAAATGCCTACACCCAACAGGCACATAAGAGTTGCTATGAGGGTGGCATAAGGAATCCTCGCCATACATGATTGACAGCAGTCGCCTAAAATAGTTGCATAGTTTCAATTAggacaaattaaataaattttgtaacAATCACTAAGCACTgaatttctaaataaaaaactcgaaaacacacattttcaaataaaaaaaaaattctaaactaCCGGGatattttcagtaaaatcacttggaacagcgagttaagcgaaaataatataaaatattaaCAATCACTAGCAGTAGCCGTTGAGAGGaccggacgtgtttttatttcgctcctcaaagaagaaatatccgtatctcggaataggtactacctattatgaACAATTTTAAAGGCTTTTTTGAAGtgggctagaaatggactccaaaaacTCAACAGACCGTATCATGTTGTTCTCCCCTCatataggtgtgggtgcttggcaactgtagtcgagagtattgcttaaagcgcacaactagtcgtcagactagttaatgaggaagagacg from the Stomoxys calcitrans chromosome 1, idStoCalc2.1, whole genome shotgun sequence genome contains:
- the LOC106096182 gene encoding neuronal membrane glycoprotein M6-a isoform X2; this translates as MGDCCQSCMARIPYATLIATLMCLLGVGIFCGTMYRGASLTVIMMDQVFHLRLIWIEAVQMIFVTIAAAMAALGFMILFVGFLATGATRHKVYRAWRSRVGGRISCAVLMGLTYLLNFVWTLILCFLVVCTFIFTMFWNMCSSVEHSRSCIDLTQFHFMFPANTKQEDMKICETYEIKAFCKDGVENAEVMFILATLATLLVILSLVHYLMCLSANYAHIRDHEKFQELQEIQNLNELEYSATSKDRF